From one Physeter macrocephalus isolate SW-GA chromosome 18, ASM283717v5, whole genome shotgun sequence genomic stretch:
- the ABT1 gene encoding activator of basal transcription 1 — protein MEAEESEKGAAELEPLEGSDQKSEAEEEQEESEEAAGGSKKRVVPGIVYLGHIPPRFRPLHVRNLLSAYGEVGRVFFQPEDGFVRRKKKAAAAPAAGGKKRSKYSKDYTEGWVEFRDKRVAKRVAASLHNTPMGSRRRSPFRYDLWNLRYLHRFTWSHLSEHLAFERQVRRQRLRAEVAQAKRETDFYLRSVERGQRFLAADGDSTRPNVSWAFAQRPTEQELRARKAARPGGRERARLAHAQDQARSNRGLLAKIFGSPTPSESMEDSSLVRNS, from the exons ATGGAGGCAGAAGAATCCGAGAAGGGAGCAGCTGAGCTGGAACCTCTGGAAGGGAGTGACCAGAAatcagaggcagaggaggaacAGGAGGAATCCGAAGAGGCGGCTGGCGGCAGCAAGAAACGGGTAGTGCCAGGTATTGTGTACCTGGGCCACATACCGCCCCGCTTTAGGCCTTTGCACGTACGGAACCTTCTCAGCGCCTACGGCGAGGTCGGGCGCGTTTTTTTCCAGCCGGAAG ATGGGTTCGTGAGGCGCAAGAAGAAGGCAGCGGCAGCCCCCGCTGCGGGAGGAAAAAAGCGGTCCAAGTACAGCAAGGACTACACCGAGGGCTGGGTGGAGTTCCGGGACAAGCGAGTAGCCAAGCGTGTGGCAGCCAGTCTTCACAACACGCCCATGGGCTCCCGCAGGCGCAGCCCCTTTCGTTATGACCTGTGGAACCTCAGG TACCTGCACCGTTTTACCTGGTCCCACCTCAGCGAGCATCTTGCTTTTGAGCGCCAGGTACGCAGGCAGCGCCTGAGGGCTGAGGTTGCCCAGGCCAAGCGTGAGACTGACTTCTATCTTCGAAGCGTGGAGCGCGGACAGCGTTTCCTTGCCGCTGATGGGGACTCTACCCGCCCAAACGTCTCCTGGGCCTTTGCCCAGCGTCCTACTGAGCAGGAGCTGAGGGCCCGGAAGGCAGCTCGGCCAGGAGGACGTGAACGGGCTCGCCTGGCTCATGCTCAGGACCAGGCCCGCTCCAACAGAGGGCTTCTTGCCAAGATCTTTGGATCCCCCACCCCCTCAGAGAGCATGGAGGACTCCTCACTGGTCAGGAACTCTTGA